The Arachis hypogaea cultivar Tifrunner chromosome 14, arahy.Tifrunner.gnm2.J5K5, whole genome shotgun sequence DNA window CATACTCATTCCCTTCTATAATCAGTTAACTTGAAGTTAAAGAATATTTCCTTGTTTAaggtatttatattattttaaagtttCATATTTGCAAATGTTCTTTGCATTAAGCCACGAAAATAActctaataaataaattacatAAAGATTTGGAGGTTCAACAAGAAATGTAGTCACTATCAATGAAGAAGAGTGATCAAACTCTGACATCGGTCCGGTCAAAATATTTCCACCAAAATCCGGGGATAGAGTTGGAGAAACCATTATCAAGAGGATCGTTAAGTAAGATTCTTACTGCCAGGCCCATATTCAAATAGTTCAAGTAAAGAGGAATCTGAATCATTATCAAGAGCATCATTAAGTATAGAAGAATAGAGTTATGAGGGAGGAACATCACAAACAGAGAAGCCATTTTAGAAAATAGCAGAGGATCGGAGTGTATGTGTTTAATTAACTTTGCAAAATGAATGAAGTAATCAAACAAGATTAAAGGGATAATACAAGAAATTTCAAAGAAAAGGATAGTAATTAAGACCTATAAACATATTGTCGAGTTTAATTTGACTTTATAGAGTATATACATAATACGTGTATATAGGAACTTAAATATTCAACtagttaggtattttttttcttaaaaaatataaatatcattAAACATTATTTCTACATAACATGCAGAGTAGccatcatagaaaaattaaagGATAGATAAAAAACTAGAGTGAATACAAGACAACAATAACTCAAATATTAGTTTTAGACTTTTGAAATTCATATGTAAGATACAATATAATGATAAATGTGTTCAATGACAGAGACAACATTAGATACTCAAACTAATGTAGTATTTGGGATGGTTTACTTGACCTGTATACAGAGTAAAATTGTAATCTTATTCATTTTATGTATTATATGAAGAAATTTGAGAATCGACGTTGTAAAATCACACTAAATCACATTATATTAAAGAGTTCCGTTTGTGACAGATTTTACAAATGGGAAGCTTCACTTTTCTCACGTCTAACAAGTTCTTATAGCTCCACAAAACAACACCATTTGAGAAAAAGAGATACCATGCAAGAGTGGTGTCATGAGAAATATGTTACACAACAATTACATAAAGCTATATCTGAAGATTTTAATTTTCTGGCTTTGGAGGAAACGCGACAGAATCAAGTGGTCCTTCTAACATTTCTATCACCTTTTTCATGCAAGGTCTGTCTGATGGATTTTTTTGAATACACCACATACTTATCAAAATAATCTTCTTTGTCAAATCATTCTCATCATCTATGTCTGTCAAGCATCTTGTTGAAAAATTATCTTGCTCCAACTCTTCATAAATCCAATCTGTAAAATACATTTCACTGGTATGTAgatcattattattataattctttTTTCCTCCCATTACTTTAAGAATCAACTTTCCATAACTATACACATCAGATTTATGAGAAACTCGAGAAACTTCAGTGTATATTTGACTATATACTTCTGGTGCAATATATCCTGCAGTTCCTCCTACGCGTTGTAGACATACAATACTCTCTTTCTTTGTGCATATTTTAGCCAGTCCGAAATCAGCAATTTTAGGAACAAAATCTTCATCCAAAAGAATATTTTGAGGTTTAATATCAAGATGTAAAATCTTGGTATTACATCTCCAATGTAAATATTCTAGTCCTCGAGCAATGCCAATTATAATTTGGTAGAGTCTGCTCCCATCCAACTTACACACCTCTTCATTAATAAATTTATCTAAAGAACCATTTGGCATAAATTCATAAATCAAAGCTCTTTTATTTGGCTTgtaacaaaatcctaaaaatgggACAATATTCACATGAGCTGTTCCAATAATACTTGCAACctcatttatgaattcttctccCTTCAATTCTTCTCCATTAAATTCTTTTCCATTATCTTTGGACTCCTTCAATATCTTCACTGCTACTTGACGATTATCGCTTAAACTACCTTTATATACAACACCAAATGCTCCTTTTCCTAATTCCTCACAAAATGAATTGGTCATCTTTTTTACCTGTGAGTAAGTATATCGTTTTTGCACCATAAACCCATAACTTTGTATCAAACCCTCAACTTTGCAGTCAATCATTGTCTTTTTAAACATGATTTTCCGTAAACTCTTACTTTTATAAATAACCACAACACATGCTACAAAAATTCCAACACTGGCTGCTGCTAAGCCTGTACATATATATGCAAGAACTGGAGATGGATTACAAATAATAAATTGAATGCTTTGAGAAAATTTGATAAGAAACATAGACCAAAAATTCAATCactcataatttttattttgagctggtaaaaatttaaaaacgaTTCTACAAGTTTGATATTTTaaatactaaagcaaaggaaCAACAAAATTCTTTTAAGTCTGTTACCATGATAAAATCTAATTCGGAAAGTGCTTCATGCATTTGGTTTCTATATACACTTTACTATGCATATTAAtccattattatttatataaaatatttgtctATTTGATAAGAATTTCCAAATCCTGAAAATCTCTATGTATATATCCAAGTATATATCTAAAAAGGGATCTTGTCACCGCCCAAAATAAGCATAATTAGCGTTTAGGAAAATAGTCTCTTAGtaaatctaataaatttaaatataaattaaacaaaaaaattacatattatttttaacaaaaacatagAATAAATGAGTATGATTGAACTAAAACAGTATGCgactaaacaaaaataaatttacttttatgaataataaatttaaaataatactacACGCTAAattggaaaagtatatggaaccaaaaaGTAATTagccaaaaagtaaacaaaaccGTTTAATTAGAATCActttttgaataatatgtttgaaaactgctcctGGAATCACGGAGCACAAACGAAAACCCGATTTTTCATGGAGCCCAAACACATTTTGGCTGGTTTTTGGCTGATATGCTTTTGGTTCCCTAGTTGTTTTCGCATAAATTTTATTGTCAGCCAAGTCTAACTAAATCACTACACGCATAAATTTTATTGTCAGCCAAGTCCAACTAAATTAGTCACCATTAAAAGAAGGGGGATGCTCCCATAAAGTTGTAGAAAATGTCTTTTTATAAAGACGCCTACGTGTCGTCATATTATTGGACGTTTTTAGTgaaccaatttttttaaaattttttaattaaccaaaataaaaccAATTTCAATATTCTAAAATCCGGTCAGACCGACCGGTCTAATCGGTTCAATCAAAAACCGACTTAAAAAATGGTCTGATCCACTTTCCAAACCCACCCCTTCCCCCTAACAAGTAACACCCACCCATTTCCCCTAGCACCCACCCATTTCCCCAATACGTGAATCATATATCACTATCACCTGAAGTATGAACCCATAGCACCTTCCAAATTCACCCTACCAAAACCCTAAGTTCTCCCTGCAACCGTTCTGCCGCGGTGCCGCCGCCGTCCGTGCTGTCGGCGCCTCTGCTTCCTCTCTCGTAGTTCGGCGTCCTCCTTCCCCCTGTCCCCGTCCTCCCTGGATTCTCTCGAACTTGGAGCAGCTCGCCGCTATGTCGCCACTCGCTGTCGTCTCGCCGGGCACTGTCCATGTCGTCGTCGAAGGTTAGCGGCACTGCCTTTACTTCggttcttctcttccttttatgccttgttgttgattttttaatgtGAAACTGTGACTgggttaatgaaaaatcaaataattgattttgtgctgttgctctttttttaattcctgaagcttttgttgaaattttcttgCTGCTGCTAAAAATAGAAATCAAATCATTACTGAAATTTTTGTTTAGCTTTATTGATTTCACGTTTAgtgtgattagggattacttgttaCTGATTTGTAACGATTGTTGCTGAATGctaaaaatgaaaatcaaatcaaGTGTTGTTTGCCTGAATCTCTTGATCTCAGTTTGTATGTCCATGAAgggcttcttctccatgttttcCTTTTCGCATTCCAACATCCTTTGCCTCCTCACCATCGCCATCGCTGCCACCTTGTCCTTTGGTTCTTGGTGTTTCGCCTCTTCCTGCACGAAATCTCTGTATAAGTTAGGGAATGTTCCGCAGTGCGGACTCCAAATTTTAACTTTGTAGGGAGTACAAGGCTGTCCAAAAGATTTTACTCAGGGACCACTTATTCAAAACGCAGTTGAAGCataaaaaagtaaataactaaagaaagcatGAAGCAAAGATCATAATAAACCACACTCAAAAGCCTTCAAATATAGGGAAAAAAAACAACACAGGAAAAAGAAAATCTATGAATAAACTATAACAACCAAGTCTTGTCCAGTAGATGTCTAGATGAGTCAGTTATGGCCCCATTTGATAAAACTTCAACTTTTCAAGATTTGTATTAgctatgtttggtaaatcaaaataaaagtaaCTTTTAATATGCATAAGCTACAAAAAATGCATTTGGTAAAATTACTTTACCATTAG harbors:
- the LOC112798226 gene encoding LEAF RUST 10 DISEASE-RESISTANCEUS RECEPTOR-LIKE PROTEIN KINASE-like 2.4, with amino-acid sequence MDSARRDDSEWRHSGELLQVRENPGRTGTGGRRTPNYERGSRGADSTDGGGTAAERLQGELRVLVKKMTNSFCEELGKGAFGVVYKGSLSDNRQVAVKILKESKDNGKEFNGEELKGEEFINEVASIIGTAHVNIVPFLGFCYKPNKRALIYEFMPNGSLDKFINEEVCKLDGSRLYQIIIGIARGLEYLHWRCNTKILHLDIKPQNILLDEDFVPKIADFGLAKICTKKESIVCLQRVGGTAGYIAPEVYSQIYTEVSRVSHKSDVYSYGKLILKVMGGKKNYNNNDLHTSEMYFTDWIYEELEQDNFSTRCLTDIDDENDLTKKIILINSSLLELFEYGPGSKNLT